One window of Sphingobacteriales bacterium genomic DNA carries:
- a CDS encoding 4Fe-4S dicluster domain-containing protein, whose protein sequence is MAIMITDECINCGACEPECPNNAIYEGGVEWAIEDGTTIKGDVTLLDGSIVDASDRFTPIQEDYYYIVPDKCTECMGFHEEPQCAAVCPVDCCVPDPDFRETDEVLLGKKAKLHI, encoded by the coding sequence ATGGCTATAATGATAACTGACGAATGTATTAACTGTGGTGCTTGTGAACCCGAATGTCCTAACAATGCTATTTATGAAGGTGGTGTTGAATGGGCAATTGAAGATGGCACTACCATTAAAGGAGATGTAACTTTGTTGGACGGAAGTATTGTGGATGCTTCAGACAGATTTACCCCTATTCAGGAGGATTACTATTATATTGTACCCGACAAATGCACAGAATGTATGGGTTTTCATGAAGAGCCGCAGTGCGCTGCAGTTTGTCCCGTAGATTGTTGTGTACCTGATCCTGATTTCAGAGAAACGGACGAAGTACTGCTTGGGAAAAAAGCCAAGCTACATATCTAA
- a CDS encoding cystathionine gamma-synthase → MKFGTKVIHAGISPDPSTGAIMTPIFQTSTYVQEAPGIHHGYEYGRTQNPTRTVLQNNLAALENARYGVCFSSGLSATDAVLRLLQPGDEVIAGNDLYGGTYRLFVRVFQKYGIKFHFTDMQDVNSILPLINNHTKMVWIETPTNPMLGIIDISAMSVICKSKGLRLCVDNTFASPYLQNPLDLGADVVVHSVTKYLGGHSDVIMGAVMCNDEAFHEHLVFHQNAVGAVPAPMDCFLVLRGLKTLHLRMEAHCKNAALVAAFLLQHQAIKKVNYPGFETHPNHQIAKQQMRGFGGMVSFTLKNDTIEAATKVLSNTHLFALAESLGGVESLIGHPATMTHASIPLEERQKTGVLDSLLRLSVGIEDADDLIEDLKQALDMVL, encoded by the coding sequence ATGAAATTCGGAACCAAAGTTATACATGCCGGCATCTCGCCCGATCCATCTACAGGTGCCATCATGACTCCCATATTTCAAACCTCAACCTATGTTCAGGAAGCACCCGGAATACACCATGGGTACGAATATGGACGCACCCAAAACCCTACACGGACTGTACTCCAAAACAATTTGGCTGCACTTGAAAATGCCCGTTACGGGGTTTGTTTTTCAAGCGGTTTGTCAGCTACAGATGCAGTGTTGCGATTGCTTCAACCCGGAGATGAGGTGATTGCCGGCAATGATCTATATGGTGGCACCTATCGTTTATTTGTTCGGGTTTTTCAGAAATATGGTATTAAGTTCCATTTTACCGATATGCAGGATGTCAATAGCATTCTGCCCCTTATCAATAACCATACAAAAATGGTATGGATAGAAACACCGACTAATCCAATGTTGGGCATCATTGACATATCGGCCATGTCTGTGATTTGTAAATCAAAAGGTCTGCGTCTATGTGTGGACAATACTTTTGCTTCTCCATATTTGCAAAATCCGCTGGATCTTGGAGCTGATGTGGTTGTACATTCTGTAACCAAATATCTGGGGGGACATTCTGATGTCATTATGGGAGCTGTTATGTGCAACGATGAGGCTTTTCATGAACATCTTGTCTTCCACCAAAATGCGGTTGGAGCAGTTCCTGCACCTATGGATTGTTTTTTGGTATTGAGAGGATTAAAAACCCTGCATCTTCGAATGGAAGCTCACTGTAAAAATGCGGCTTTGGTTGCCGCATTTCTTTTACAGCATCAGGCAATTAAAAAGGTGAATTACCCGGGTTTCGAAACACATCCCAACCATCAAATTGCCAAACAACAAATGCGGGGCTTCGGAGGCATGGTGTCTTTTACCCTTAAAAACGATACCATTGAGGCTGCCACCAAAGTATTGTCTAACACCCATTTGTTTGCCTTGGCCGAGTCATTGGGCGGCGTAGAATCACTGATTGGGCATCCAGCTACAATGACTCATGCCTCGATCCCTTTGGAAGAAAGACAGAAAACCGGGGTGCTCGATTCTTTATTGAGGCTAAGTGTCGGAATAGAGGATGCAGACGATTTGATTGAAGATCTGAAACAAGCCTTGGATATGGTTTTATGA
- a CDS encoding SPOR domain-containing protein — MKLLIRKLEGYTCILYLFLFAAFTIPAKQALAQKESVFFVQLGVFSKKPTNQIEQVKNLGAIYIENTGKNQQRYLLGQFAMRVDAEKTLKDVKAKGFSDAFIVERQIDNVPTIYDNLDLIQGDNGNKGGVQPSRKNDQSKAFLVQVGVFGGKIPMNEILPLVSIGNIYTEKTNTATKVFVGTFASRKAADEPLKVAKASGFKGAFVKEMPISALELLIEQRQGIPQGNTPNLQIAAVTFSNPIEEFSLPYPTDSVEIHGNILPLTQNDFLFHGYIRIKGDMYAQTLLLRSDNSGKNWTEVFKGEYGYDIRYLEFVNEQTAFMMTMGYVEGPGALTLYRTDNKGIAWKEVGNIPKNEHYCYPTYLRMNDVKFGTVVYNCEDETNFLWSTSDGGANWQYKGTMSKSAFKNLPPYQAESANGIYASQDGTKFFKQTDTDNYYIVFQLNTVSNAWEEAFRLNRWYHLKNGIATAF, encoded by the coding sequence ATGAAATTGTTAATAAGAAAATTGGAGGGTTATACCTGTATTTTATATCTTTTCCTGTTTGCTGCATTTACTATCCCGGCAAAGCAGGCATTAGCACAGAAAGAATCTGTTTTCTTTGTACAATTAGGAGTTTTTTCAAAGAAACCCACAAATCAAATAGAGCAGGTCAAGAATTTAGGAGCAATTTATATCGAAAATACCGGTAAGAACCAGCAAAGATATCTGTTGGGGCAATTTGCTATGCGAGTTGATGCCGAAAAGACTCTAAAGGATGTAAAAGCAAAAGGTTTTTCTGATGCTTTCATTGTAGAGCGACAAATTGACAATGTACCTACGATTTATGACAATTTGGATTTGATACAGGGTGATAATGGAAACAAGGGGGGGGTACAACCATCCCGAAAAAATGACCAATCCAAAGCTTTTTTGGTACAAGTAGGGGTATTTGGCGGAAAAATACCAATGAACGAAATTTTGCCATTGGTCAGTATCGGCAATATTTATACTGAAAAAACGAATACTGCCACCAAAGTATTTGTAGGTACTTTTGCCAGCCGCAAGGCTGCGGATGAACCTTTGAAAGTTGCAAAAGCATCCGGATTTAAAGGCGCTTTTGTGAAAGAGATGCCCATTTCTGCTTTGGAATTACTGATTGAACAGCGACAAGGAATTCCACAGGGAAATACTCCAAACCTACAGATTGCCGCAGTAACCTTTTCCAACCCGATAGAGGAGTTTTCACTTCCTTATCCTACCGATTCGGTGGAAATTCACGGCAATATTTTACCTCTTACCCAAAATGACTTTTTGTTTCATGGGTATATCAGAATCAAGGGTGACATGTATGCTCAGACTTTGTTGTTGCGTTCGGATAACAGCGGTAAAAACTGGACAGAGGTCTTTAAAGGAGAATATGGGTATGATATCCGTTATCTCGAATTTGTCAACGAGCAAACCGCATTTATGATGACTATGGGTTATGTTGAAGGCCCCGGAGCATTGACACTATACCGAACCGATAATAAAGGAATTGCATGGAAAGAGGTAGGTAATATTCCCAAAAACGAACATTATTGTTATCCGACCTACCTTCGCATGAACGATGTGAAATTTGGCACCGTTGTCTATAATTGCGAAGACGAAACCAATTTTTTATGGAGCACTTCCGATGGAGGAGCTAACTGGCAATATAAAGGCACAATGAGTAAAAGCGCTTTTAAAAACCTGCCTCCATATCAGGCAGAAAGCGCTAACGGTATTTATGCCAGTCAAGATGGCACAAAATTTTTTAAACAAACCGATACCGATAATTACTACATCGTTTTTCAATTGAATACTGTCTCTAATGCGTGGGAAGAGGCTTTCAGGTTGAATAGATGGTATCACCTTAAAAATGGTATTGCAACTGCATTTTAG
- a CDS encoding T9SS type A sorting domain-containing protein, which produces MKKISISLLAVLLCSQLVFAQVWVSHFKSNALSNSDVEVFDLFEMDDGNFLSSGRKPGMVLLNSETGDTLWTSDIAQGQAVRTTDGGFMFYNTKLNSNFEIEWSITESIYGLGGIWEIIQGSGDLVIYSGTSTTLLLGDAYYPFEYNCIWSLNSATGLYPSSVNFLALPVQTFDNWSSGPTNNDIVPLLDGNGWMVFAHCNYCDGCFIKVPYSGSISQSCVDLWEVDTRTIIHANEGDGYIVTDGYRIIAKVDLNGNHVWTKYYQTTVPPVVPGVYGFHSIISTGTDGYIAVGRTYSNPKPNLWIVKIDNNGNLQWQSDYIKIKNYRTVGRTILKTSDGGYLIGGVAVQLASPYYLGHPFFVKMDSTGNCRPQAAFIHSIDNYTLNIVSNTSTGAHEYTWLFGNSDTAQTATPVYTYPYPGTYNLCLVATNPCGNDTLCTQIDVATGIHKPDNPIQSITLYPNPVSANQNIYWQADGISSGASLELRVFNLTGNILYREQPNQPSGILPSHTWPPGLYFLQLITPNSQTTVRLVVSGE; this is translated from the coding sequence ATGAAAAAAATTTCAATCTCTTTGTTGGCTGTTCTGCTCTGCTCGCAACTTGTATTTGCACAAGTTTGGGTTAGCCACTTCAAATCAAATGCATTATCAAACTCTGATGTGGAAGTCTTTGATTTATTCGAAATGGATGACGGAAACTTTTTGAGTTCTGGTAGGAAACCGGGCATGGTACTTTTAAACTCAGAAACCGGCGATACTCTTTGGACATCTGATATTGCTCAAGGCCAAGCCGTGCGTACAACTGACGGTGGTTTCATGTTTTATAACACAAAACTGAATAGTAATTTTGAAATTGAATGGTCTATTACTGAAAGCATATACGGTTTGGGGGGCATTTGGGAAATAATTCAAGGTTCCGGAGATTTAGTTATATATTCCGGCACATCAACAACATTACTGTTGGGAGATGCATATTATCCGTTTGAATATAATTGTATCTGGTCTTTAAACAGTGCTACCGGCTTGTATCCAAGTTCAGTTAATTTTCTTGCTCTTCCCGTACAAACTTTTGATAACTGGTCTTCAGGACCTACTAATAACGACATAGTCCCTTTATTAGACGGAAACGGTTGGATGGTTTTTGCACATTGTAATTATTGCGATGGTTGCTTTATCAAGGTTCCTTATTCTGGTTCGATAAGCCAAAGTTGCGTTGATTTGTGGGAAGTTGATACCCGAACTATTATCCATGCCAATGAAGGAGATGGTTATATCGTTACCGATGGTTATCGTATAATTGCAAAGGTTGACCTAAATGGCAATCATGTTTGGACCAAGTATTATCAAACCACGGTTCCACCTGTCGTACCCGGTGTCTATGGTTTTCATAGCATCATCAGCACCGGCACAGACGGCTATATTGCCGTTGGAAGAACTTATTCAAACCCAAAACCGAATCTTTGGATTGTCAAAATAGATAATAACGGCAACCTGCAATGGCAGTCTGACTATATCAAAATTAAAAACTACAGAACTGTCGGAAGAACCATCCTCAAAACATCAGACGGAGGTTATCTTATAGGTGGAGTAGCAGTACAACTCGCCTCGCCTTATTATTTAGGCCACCCCTTCTTCGTAAAAATGGATTCCACCGGAAATTGCCGTCCGCAGGCCGCTTTTATCCATTCCATAGACAACTACACCCTAAACATAGTAAGCAATACCTCCACCGGCGCACACGAATATACCTGGTTGTTCGGAAATTCGGATACCGCCCAAACTGCTACTCCTGTTTACACCTACCCCTATCCCGGAACCTACAACCTTTGCCTCGTCGCCACCAACCCCTGCGGTAACGATACCCTTTGCACCCAAATTGATGTGGCTACTGGCATACATAAGCCCGATAATCCCATTCAGTCCATAACACTATATCCAAACCCTGTTTCGGCAAATCAAAACATCTATTGGCAGGCAGACGGTATTTCTTCGGGTGCTTCCTTAGAATTGCGGGTGTTTAACCTTACAGGCAATATCCTCTACCGGGAGCAACCCAACCAACCTTCCGGAATCCTGCCATCGCATACATGGCCGCCCGGGCTTTACTTTCTGCAACTCATCACCCCAAACTCCCAAACTACCGTGCGGTTGGTGGTTTCGGGGGAATGA
- a CDS encoding acyl-CoA reductase → MQQSSRIKVLAALGEKLKNKEADFDSVVNQSCVSNPWFTPESVRQAVDAITTRYLNENNLYKWSSRYNIPSSPVELKTIGLVMAGNVPLVGFHDFLCVFVAGHKAKVKLSGKDALLFPFLINLLKETDPEVSCYIDFAEQLNGFDAVIATGSNNSARYFEYYFGKYPHIIRKNRSSAAILTGNESSDEIQELGKDIFQYFGLGCRNVSKLFVPVGYDFPNLLSHLEYFADVNQHNKYKNNFDYYYSIFMLNGQLKYASDFLVLQENKTVASPVGVLHYEYYYDKAGLYGKLMEQADQIQCVVASPENSLGVLIPFGQAQLPNLWDYADGVDTMQFLSGLYN, encoded by the coding sequence ATGCAACAATCTTCCCGAATAAAGGTTTTGGCAGCTTTAGGTGAAAAACTTAAAAATAAAGAAGCAGATTTTGATAGTGTGGTGAACCAATCTTGTGTGTCAAATCCCTGGTTTACTCCTGAAAGTGTCCGTCAGGCCGTTGATGCTATTACTACACGCTATCTCAACGAAAACAATTTGTACAAATGGTCAAGCCGTTACAATATACCCTCTTCTCCTGTTGAATTAAAGACCATCGGATTGGTGATGGCTGGAAATGTGCCTTTAGTCGGGTTTCACGATTTTTTATGTGTATTTGTTGCCGGACATAAGGCAAAGGTGAAGCTATCGGGGAAAGATGCCTTGTTGTTCCCGTTTCTGATAAACCTGCTCAAAGAAACAGACCCGGAAGTATCCTGCTATATTGACTTTGCAGAACAGTTAAACGGGTTTGATGCTGTTATTGCTACCGGCAGCAATAATTCTGCCCGTTACTTTGAATATTATTTTGGGAAATACCCCCATATTATCCGAAAAAACCGGAGCTCGGCTGCCATTTTAACCGGCAACGAATCTTCGGATGAAATCCAAGAATTAGGTAAAGACATTTTTCAATACTTTGGATTAGGATGCCGAAATGTATCTAAATTGTTTGTGCCTGTTGGATATGACTTTCCTAACCTGCTGTCTCACTTAGAGTATTTTGCCGATGTAAACCAACACAATAAATATAAAAACAACTTTGACTACTACTATTCTATTTTCATGCTAAATGGTCAATTAAAATACGCCTCCGATTTTTTGGTTTTACAGGAAAACAAAACTGTTGCATCCCCGGTTGGAGTTTTGCACTATGAATACTACTATGATAAAGCCGGTTTATACGGCAAACTTATGGAGCAGGCGGACCAAATTCAATGCGTCGTTGCCTCTCCTGAAAATTCTTTGGGCGTATTAATTCCTTTCGGTCAGGCACAATTACCAAATTTGTGGGACTATGCTGATGGTGTGGATACTATGCAGTTTTTATCGGGCTTATATAACTGA